A DNA window from Tachysurus vachellii isolate PV-2020 chromosome 20, HZAU_Pvac_v1, whole genome shotgun sequence contains the following coding sequences:
- the mfsd14ba gene encoding hippocampus abundant transcript-like protein 1 isoform X2, whose translation MAQAGKEPKRTNRVVLVKRIIKSDDNNPMQQGIGKPSVYHAVVVIFLEFFAWGLLTTPMLTVLHETFPQHTFLMNGLIQGVKGLLSFMSAPLIGALSDVWGRRSFLLVTVFFTCAPIPLMRLSPWWYFAMISVSGAFSVTFSVIFAYVADVTEERERSTAYGLVSATFAASLVTSPAIGAYLSANYGDNLVVLVATLIALADICFILLAVPESLPDKMRLTTWGAPISWEQADPFASLRKVGKDTTVLLICITVFLSYLPEAGQYSSFFLYLRQVINFSPATIAVFIGVVGILSIVAQTLFLTLLMRTIGNKNTVLLGLVFQILQLAWYGFGSEPWMMWAAGAVAAMSSITFPAVSALVSRSADPDQQGLVQGMITGIRGLCNGLGPALYGFIFFLFDVELSGIAPIQTDYNIPLQTPSEVAIPGPPFLLGACTVLAAFFVALFIPERTTAGTKSCQELKRSGSLTGAHANTPLPGSDEDFEPLLEDSTV comes from the exons atgcAGCAAGGAATCGGGAAGCCGAGTGTGTACCACGCAGTGGTGGTCATCTTCCTTGAGTTTTTTGCCTGGGGGCTGCTCACCACACCGATGCTTACC GTTCTACACGAAACGTTCCCCCAGCACACGTTCCTGATGAACGGCCTCATTCAGGGTGTGAAG GGCTTGCTGTCTTTCATGAGCGCTCCATTAATCGGAGCGCTATCAGATGTCTGGGGCAGGAGATCTTTTCTGTTGGTGACGGTGTTTTTCACCTGCGCGCCTATTCCTCTGATGAGACTCAGCCCCTg GTGGTACTTTGCCATGATCTCAGTGTCCGGGGCTTTCTCAGTCACCTTCTCGGTCATCTTTGCGTATGTAGCAGACGTCACCGAGGAGCGGGAGAGGAGCACCGCGTACGGACTC GTGTCCGCCACGTTCGCAGCAAGCCTGGTGACGAGCCCCGCAATCGGTGCTTACCTCTCAGCCAACTACGGAGATAACCTGGTGGTCCTGGTGGCAACGCTCATCGCCCTGGCGGATATCTGCTTCATCTTGCTGGCCGTCCCTGAGTCGCTGCCCGACAAGATGAGACTGACCACGTGGGGCGCACCAATCTCCTGGGAGCAGGCCGATCCTTTCGCT TCTCTGAGGAAAGTGGGCAAGGACACGACCGTGCTTCTCATCTGCATCACGGTGTTTCTGTCGTACTTACCAGAGGCAGGCCAGTACTCCAGCTTCTTCCTGTATTTACGACAG GTCATTAACTTCTCACCTGCAACTATCGCCGTATTCATCGGAGTGGTGGGGATCCTATCCATCGTGGCCCAG ACACTTTTTCTCACGCTGCTAATGAGAACCATTGGGAACAAGAACACGGTTCTGCTGGGCCTCGTATTCCAGATCCTCCAGCTGGCGTGGTACGGCTTCGGATCAGAACCATG gatgatGTGGGCGGCCGGAGCAGTGGCAGCCATGTCCAGCATCACCTTTCCTGCAGTGAGTGCACTCGTATCTCGCAGCGCTGATCCAGACCAACAAG GTCTAGTGCAGGGAATGATCACAGGCATCCGAGGCCTGTGTAACGGCCTCGGTCCGGCGCTCTACggcttcatcttcttcctcttcgATGTGGAGCTGAGCGGAATCGCACCCATCCAGACCGACTACAACATCCCTCTTCAGACTCCCAGTGAG GTGGCGATACCAGGTCCTCCCTTCCTGCTGGGCGCATGCACGGTGCTGGCAGCCTTCTTCGTGGCGCTGTTCATTCCAGAACGAACAACAGCGGGCACCAAGTCGTGCCAGGAGCTGAAGAGAAGCGGCAGCCTGACAGGAGCGCACGCCAACACGCCGCTTCCGGGCAGCGACGAGGACTTCGAGCCTCTTCTGGAGGACAgcactgtgtga
- the mfsd14ba gene encoding hippocampus abundant transcript 1 protein isoform X1, with product MAQAGKEPKRTNRVVLVKRIIKSDDNNPMQQGIGKPSVYHAVVVIFLEFFAWGLLTTPMLTVLHETFPQHTFLMNGLIQGVKGLLSFMSAPLIGALSDVWGRRSFLLVTVFFTCAPIPLMRLSPWWYFAMISVSGAFSVTFSVIFAYVADVTEERERSTAYGLVSATFAASLVTSPAIGAYLSANYGDNLVVLVATLIALADICFILLAVPESLPDKMRLTTWGAPISWEQADPFASLRKVGKDTTVLLICITVFLSYLPEAGQYSSFFLYLRQVINFSPATIAVFIGVVGILSIVAQTLFLTLLMRTIGNKNTVLLGLVFQILQLAWYGFGSEPWMMWAAGAVAAMSSITFPAVSALVSRSADPDQQGLVQGMITGIRGLCNGLGPALYGFIFFLFDVELSGIAPIQTDYNIPLQTPSEKVAIPGPPFLLGACTVLAAFFVALFIPERTTAGTKSCQELKRSGSLTGAHANTPLPGSDEDFEPLLEDSTV from the exons atgcAGCAAGGAATCGGGAAGCCGAGTGTGTACCACGCAGTGGTGGTCATCTTCCTTGAGTTTTTTGCCTGGGGGCTGCTCACCACACCGATGCTTACC GTTCTACACGAAACGTTCCCCCAGCACACGTTCCTGATGAACGGCCTCATTCAGGGTGTGAAG GGCTTGCTGTCTTTCATGAGCGCTCCATTAATCGGAGCGCTATCAGATGTCTGGGGCAGGAGATCTTTTCTGTTGGTGACGGTGTTTTTCACCTGCGCGCCTATTCCTCTGATGAGACTCAGCCCCTg GTGGTACTTTGCCATGATCTCAGTGTCCGGGGCTTTCTCAGTCACCTTCTCGGTCATCTTTGCGTATGTAGCAGACGTCACCGAGGAGCGGGAGAGGAGCACCGCGTACGGACTC GTGTCCGCCACGTTCGCAGCAAGCCTGGTGACGAGCCCCGCAATCGGTGCTTACCTCTCAGCCAACTACGGAGATAACCTGGTGGTCCTGGTGGCAACGCTCATCGCCCTGGCGGATATCTGCTTCATCTTGCTGGCCGTCCCTGAGTCGCTGCCCGACAAGATGAGACTGACCACGTGGGGCGCACCAATCTCCTGGGAGCAGGCCGATCCTTTCGCT TCTCTGAGGAAAGTGGGCAAGGACACGACCGTGCTTCTCATCTGCATCACGGTGTTTCTGTCGTACTTACCAGAGGCAGGCCAGTACTCCAGCTTCTTCCTGTATTTACGACAG GTCATTAACTTCTCACCTGCAACTATCGCCGTATTCATCGGAGTGGTGGGGATCCTATCCATCGTGGCCCAG ACACTTTTTCTCACGCTGCTAATGAGAACCATTGGGAACAAGAACACGGTTCTGCTGGGCCTCGTATTCCAGATCCTCCAGCTGGCGTGGTACGGCTTCGGATCAGAACCATG gatgatGTGGGCGGCCGGAGCAGTGGCAGCCATGTCCAGCATCACCTTTCCTGCAGTGAGTGCACTCGTATCTCGCAGCGCTGATCCAGACCAACAAG GTCTAGTGCAGGGAATGATCACAGGCATCCGAGGCCTGTGTAACGGCCTCGGTCCGGCGCTCTACggcttcatcttcttcctcttcgATGTGGAGCTGAGCGGAATCGCACCCATCCAGACCGACTACAACATCCCTCTTCAGACTCCCAGTGAG AAGGTGGCGATACCAGGTCCTCCCTTCCTGCTGGGCGCATGCACGGTGCTGGCAGCCTTCTTCGTGGCGCTGTTCATTCCAGAACGAACAACAGCGGGCACCAAGTCGTGCCAGGAGCTGAAGAGAAGCGGCAGCCTGACAGGAGCGCACGCCAACACGCCGCTTCCGGGCAGCGACGAGGACTTCGAGCCTCTTCTGGAGGACAgcactgtgtga